ttggctctcagtggggtttgaacccgggatctctatgctgctataCCACAATGATAATCTACTAGAAATATTGTAAGTTATGTGATAACTGAGACCGGTATctaactattttcattttttcttccctaatgtcttttttattttgattatcACAATACCTAAATCCAATACTGCGCaatatttttaaggataatgATACGTCTTCTTCATTAACAGGAGAATTGGCAGAAGCTGTAAGAAGTAAAACGAAACTCCATTTTGGTCTATATTACTCACTTCTGGAATGGTTTCATCCACTTCACCTCTCTGATATAGCTGCTGATTTGAAAACTCAACTGTTTGTTGACCAGAAACTTATACCAGAGATGAAAGAATTGGTTGGTTATACATCATCTTATTTGAAATCCTTATTATTAGTGGGAGTTTCACTCAACTCAATAATCGTATTTGATATTCTACCTTTCTGTTTTCAGACATGTCTATAGTAGCGTATTGCGTAAATTAAAGAGCACAAGGGCGTTACGTGGTTCTACCAACTAACTAGGTGATTTTCAATATACTCCTGATAGTTCATAATTTGGGGGTTTTGCATTAAAATATTTCCCTATAGGCCAGTGAGGGAGGAGCGAGATGGATAGatcaattcataattaataattatattaataattaattattatgtcTGCATTATTTTGACAATTATTgacatattattatcaattattgttagcGAGGTTTGGACAATATCTGCCCACTGTTCAACTTCTACTAATGTTCTTCGCCTCATTAAAATCAGAATTGAGATAATAAAATCATTTAGAATCAAATGGATTACATAAATGGAGATGTTCAGGGATAACgccttctttctctttttcataactcaattctttcttctttctcttcaattccaatcaataaataatttccaatcaatagatgaattccaaaaaatggatgaaatacatcaataaatattgGATACTTCTGCAGGTCATCAAATACAAGCCAGAAATCTTCTGGTCGGATGGTGGTTGGTTCCAGCCTCATTCTTACTGGAAATCGACCGAATTTCTTGCCTGGTTGTACAATTCGAGTCCTGTCAAAGACACAGTCGTTGTCAACGATCGATGGGGAACTAATATGGATTGTCATCATGGCGGTTATTTAACCTGTCGTGATCCTGGTATGTCCGAAGTAATTGATAATATCCATAAGTTACTGGATATGAGTATAGTTGGAATAGAAGAATAATTTGATGAACCTCAAAACACTTGAGCCATGAATAGTGGAAAACAGTGCTGGAACACAAGTACCATTGTAATATTGACTCATTAGATATTATGTTCTAGTGTAGATAGTAGAACAGGCCTACAGATGATTTGTGCTGTAGAATGTCCTGCCTTTGAAGGTGTGCTTTTTTAACCGATCATTCTCtcaaaaaagtatgaaaatgtttGATTTGTGTGGGAAAGTTTATCTTCTGGagttaaaaaacatttttctctcaatgttGCACTCATCTTGTTGCTTACAGATGAGCTCCTCTCAAGAAAATGGGAAAATGCTATGACAATAGATAAGTATGCCTGGGTCTTCAGAAGAGAAGCTAATATCAAAGATTTTCTGACTATTGAAGAAATTCTCACAACAATTGCACAAACTGTCAGCTTCAATGGTGAGCTATATTGATTGACAGCATCTGATTAGAATTTTTGTTCGATGACTATTACTATATTAATTCATTCCCTATTGAAGTTGAGTTCGCTAAATTCGATAATATAACTTGTAGGGTAATCTACAAAACATACCAACGACTTCCCTTTCAGGTTTGGAACTGTTGAATAGTAAaccttatttattttcaatcatcaaCTTTCAATTTGTTTATTGCATTGATTCAATAGACTCTACGTTTGACGAAACCAATGACAGGACTTTATCAAATTTCTCAACTCTGATGGTGTATGTTCGAATTTTCTTTTCGGCAGTGATTATTACATACAGAAATTCCATTCATCAACATTTTatcgtttataatatatatttatcatttcaGCAAAACCAATTTCCTATTGACTTTCATATTCTGTTTTTGAGGTATTGGTAGATGTTTTCTACATTCATTGTATGATTAATTTTGTTCAGGTAATATAGCATTGAATGTTGGTATAACTAAGGAGGGCACAATTAGCCCAATTTACCAGGAAAGATTAGCAGATTTGGGAAAATGGTTGAATATCAATGGACAAGCCATTTATAGCACTCGACATTGGAGCCATTGTCAGAGAGATTCAATGGCGGAGAAAGTCTGGTTAGTTCTGGCTTTATTCTCATCTTGCTTGTTAATCCTGATTCATTCTAATACAGTTGAAACTCTGCGTAA
The genomic region above belongs to Nilaparvata lugens isolate BPH chromosome 5, ASM1435652v1, whole genome shotgun sequence and contains:
- the LOC111053201 gene encoding alpha-L-fucosidase-like isoform X3, giving the protein MQRNGQKYLKTQELGELAEAVRSKTKLHFGLYYSLLEWFHPLHLSDIAADLKTQLFVDQKLIPEMKELVIKYKPEIFWSDGGWFQPHSYWKSTEFLAWLYNSSPVKDTVVVNDRWGTNMDCHHGGYLTCRDPDELLSRKWENAMTIDKYAWVFRREANIKDFLTIEEILTTIAQTVSFNGNIALNVGITKEGTISPIYQERLADLGKWLNINGQAIYSTRHWSHCQRDSMAEKVWYTAKAKGYKTDVFAIVLEWPKVGYIDLGCLQAKIIETISMLGVQGSLKFEPQAASTRIYFPNKVNTSNDWAWCLLISYY